A part of Pirellulaceae bacterium genomic DNA contains:
- a CDS encoding ferredoxin, with amino-acid sequence MNRTLVMLVCAITALGVADAYGGHCGLCRRGGCSDPCTASSCAGLAYHHGSCGGCASMGGVVAEGCGQGCGAAQGGCSGVHGCGVVGQGVGAHGYAAISAASIVRQDLIDCGPVASYQVVMQSEFATEIRAVPYTEYREEVRYRTRAISRQVPVEVQDYRTKTVMVPTTETKTVEYSVLVPKHEERQVQVTETVPVWNEVTDNYTVKVPTVEEVPEEYTVRVPQVRDEQFTYTVQVPQAQTIQKTQRVTNAIPVTKTRTVQVCRPVIRTQTVTRDMGHWEMRIEEVAACAVPCASTAGSSGITIGGCGTGTTYINHSECGGCGQATYGYDNCLASGQQTVSSSCGSCGACGSCRARGGCNGCSRAGSIPCGSGCGGASGGCASISGTSVSHGVISGGCSSPVSQTVTRRMWVPNMVTEEVPVVENVTQEEVISYTTYEQQTTEVPYECTVVTYVLEERTGTRKVVDYVNETRTRTRKVIKYSDETRTRTRKELSHKQETRTQTVPYISYSTEKRTKEVSFTIHVPQTEVETFTSTRYDTVQEEVSEEYTVRVPYCAYREEQVQVCRMVPKLVPITINPCQASANPGPVSCGTSLGCAGCSAGAGCSSCGSPTLAPLPGDCSAPSCPCATR; translated from the coding sequence ATGAATAGAACGCTTGTAATGTTGGTCTGTGCCATAACAGCCCTCGGCGTAGCCGATGCTTATGGTGGCCATTGTGGTCTGTGTCGCCGTGGCGGATGTAGCGACCCCTGCACGGCTAGCTCGTGTGCCGGGCTAGCCTATCACCACGGATCATGCGGCGGATGCGCCTCGATGGGTGGCGTTGTTGCCGAAGGATGTGGTCAAGGCTGTGGAGCGGCTCAGGGTGGTTGTAGCGGTGTGCACGGTTGCGGAGTAGTCGGCCAAGGCGTTGGGGCGCATGGTTATGCGGCGATTAGCGCTGCTTCCATCGTTCGCCAGGATTTGATTGACTGCGGCCCCGTGGCATCTTATCAAGTAGTTATGCAATCCGAATTTGCAACGGAAATTCGAGCTGTCCCCTACACTGAATATCGCGAGGAGGTTCGCTATCGAACGCGCGCGATCTCACGTCAGGTTCCTGTCGAGGTCCAAGACTATCGCACGAAGACGGTCATGGTTCCCACCACGGAAACAAAGACAGTCGAATATTCTGTGTTGGTTCCTAAGCACGAGGAGAGACAGGTTCAAGTCACCGAAACTGTTCCTGTCTGGAACGAAGTGACCGACAATTACACGGTTAAGGTTCCAACAGTCGAAGAAGTCCCAGAAGAGTACACGGTTCGCGTACCTCAGGTTCGCGACGAGCAGTTCACCTACACAGTGCAAGTTCCACAGGCACAGACCATTCAAAAGACTCAACGGGTAACCAACGCAATTCCCGTCACCAAAACGCGAACGGTTCAAGTCTGCCGTCCGGTTATTCGCACGCAGACAGTAACTCGTGATATGGGGCACTGGGAAATGCGAATTGAAGAAGTGGCCGCCTGTGCTGTTCCTTGTGCCTCAACTGCTGGCTCCAGTGGAATTACAATCGGCGGTTGCGGTACCGGCACGACCTACATCAATCATTCCGAATGTGGCGGCTGCGGACAAGCGACCTATGGCTACGACAATTGTCTAGCAAGTGGTCAGCAAACCGTCTCCAGCTCGTGTGGAAGCTGTGGTGCCTGTGGCTCGTGTCGAGCACGCGGGGGTTGCAACGGTTGCAGTCGAGCCGGCTCCATCCCTTGCGGTTCAGGCTGTGGCGGTGCAAGCGGCGGCTGTGCTTCCATCAGTGGTACATCTGTGTCTCATGGCGTAATCAGCGGAGGTTGCAGTTCTCCGGTTAGCCAAACCGTGACACGCCGTATGTGGGTTCCCAATATGGTGACTGAAGAAGTGCCCGTCGTAGAGAACGTCACCCAGGAAGAAGTGATCTCCTACACAACGTACGAACAACAAACGACCGAGGTGCCCTACGAATGCACGGTGGTCACTTACGTTTTGGAAGAACGCACAGGCACACGGAAAGTTGTTGACTACGTTAATGAAACCCGCACGCGGACTCGCAAAGTCATCAAGTACAGCGACGAGACCCGCACCAGAACTCGTAAGGAACTGAGCCACAAACAGGAAACTCGTACTCAGACCGTTCCCTACATTTCATACTCAACCGAAAAGCGGACCAAGGAAGTCAGCTTCACCATTCATGTACCTCAAACCGAGGTCGAGACATTTACAAGCACACGATACGACACAGTGCAAGAAGAAGTCTCTGAGGAGTACACTGTTCGCGTTCCCTACTGTGCCTATCGGGAAGAGCAAGTGCAAGTTTGTCGTATGGTACCCAAGCTGGTTCCAATCACGATCAATCCTTGCCAAGCCAGTGCGAACCCGGGACCGGTCAGTTGCGGCACCAGCCTCGGTTGTGCAGGCTGTTCCGCTGGAGCGGGCTGTAGCAGTTGCGGTTCGCCAACGCTGGCACCCCTGCCGGGTGACTGCTCTGCACCAAGTTGCCCTTGTGCAACTCGTTAG
- a CDS encoding PSD1 domain-containing protein → MPAASDSKQPSATFETNVRPILREYCLDCHGASNEIEASLDLRLARFILAGGDSGPAIVPGDPEDSLLVQMVSSGQMPPGEVRLSPEKVSIIRQWIAAGAQTESAEPESIGPGIPLTEHERSFWAYQPLDRPQPSGPQVTLQADRIRTGLDAVIAQDMPQGLTFSEDADRVTLVRRVYYDLLGLPPNPADVVRWTTSADPNWYSQMVDQLLCSPAYGQRWARHWLDAAGYADSDGFTVADQVRPWAWRYRDYVIRAMNQDRPFDQFICEQLAGDELAGPANGDWTDGQIELLTATGFLRMAADGTGSGDNSPEARNKTISDTLQIVGSSLLASSLHCAQCHDHRYDPISQRDYFALRAVFSPALDWQNWKTPGERLVSLSTASDRQLSAEVEAEAQAVAAERQQKQSEFMREALDQELLKFDEPLRSQLRAAYDQPADSRTAEQRGLLDAHPSVNITPGVLYQYLPKAAEELKQFDARIAEVRSRKPADSYIQALIEPPGHLPATQMFYRGDFNQPLDQVEPGGLSVLSPVGQPVQFMPDDPTLPTSGRRLALARWLTSSDVPHPLFTRAMINRVWLHHFGRGIVATAGDFGRLGSRPSHPQVLDWLALHWIDSGWSLKALHRVILNSTVYRQSSAQRPEAYAIDPENQFYWRKPLLRLEAEVLRDSVLALSGKLSLECDGPPMAVLEDETGQVRIDPQEHRRSIYASWRRTQPVAMLQMFDAPVMAVNCDARSASTVVTQALLMMNSDFIVEHSGLIAAESKRLADSQAFRAADYKSAKSSSANAPQHVFIAASYESPSEDRIEFPQPPQPVWHYGTGTISDSGGRVEQFRPLPHFTGSSWQGGWQVPDRQLGWVLLTAHGGHPGNVAHPAIRRWVAPSSGQVTIVGKLEHGSENGDGVCGRVCIAEGTQGTWTAFHGSVDTPLGPIAVTAGQPVDFVVDCQLHETSDSFAWPVVVTFTPDSGPARVFESAAGFAGPAEDYSTLPHQLISAWSQILLRPPSPDEFQAVLRLARDQLTLFHQQPERIANGQTAAGQVLTNVCQTLISCNEFLYID, encoded by the coding sequence GTGCCGGCTGCGTCAGATTCTAAGCAGCCGAGCGCAACTTTCGAGACGAACGTAAGGCCGATCCTCCGCGAGTACTGCTTGGATTGCCATGGCGCCTCCAACGAGATCGAGGCATCGCTTGACCTGCGACTTGCACGATTCATCCTGGCGGGTGGTGATTCAGGACCGGCGATCGTGCCGGGCGATCCAGAGGACAGTTTATTAGTGCAGATGGTCAGCAGCGGTCAGATGCCGCCCGGGGAAGTTCGCCTGAGTCCAGAAAAAGTCTCCATCATCCGTCAATGGATCGCTGCCGGAGCACAGACCGAATCGGCGGAGCCGGAGTCGATCGGTCCAGGAATTCCATTGACCGAGCACGAACGCTCGTTTTGGGCCTATCAGCCACTTGATCGGCCACAGCCGTCTGGACCACAGGTAACGCTACAAGCCGATCGAATTCGGACGGGACTGGATGCTGTCATTGCTCAGGACATGCCCCAGGGCCTGACTTTTTCCGAGGATGCAGATCGCGTGACTCTTGTTCGACGAGTCTACTATGATCTGCTTGGCCTGCCGCCTAATCCGGCGGACGTTGTTCGCTGGACTACATCTGCCGATCCAAACTGGTATTCGCAGATGGTCGATCAACTGCTCTGCTCGCCAGCCTATGGCCAGCGTTGGGCGCGGCATTGGCTAGATGCAGCTGGCTACGCCGATAGTGATGGGTTTACTGTTGCCGATCAGGTGCGTCCCTGGGCATGGCGTTACCGTGACTATGTGATTCGCGCGATGAATCAGGATAGGCCTTTCGACCAATTCATTTGCGAGCAGTTGGCCGGTGATGAGCTAGCTGGCCCGGCCAACGGCGACTGGACAGACGGGCAGATTGAACTGCTAACAGCTACTGGCTTTCTGCGTATGGCCGCCGATGGGACGGGCAGTGGCGATAACAGCCCGGAGGCGCGCAATAAGACGATCAGCGATACTCTGCAAATTGTGGGCAGCTCGCTGTTGGCGTCGAGTCTTCACTGCGCCCAATGTCACGATCACCGCTATGATCCAATCTCGCAGCGTGATTATTTTGCGTTGCGGGCCGTGTTTAGCCCGGCGCTCGACTGGCAGAATTGGAAGACACCCGGCGAACGCTTAGTGTCGCTGAGCACCGCCAGCGATCGCCAGCTGTCTGCTGAGGTCGAAGCGGAAGCACAGGCAGTTGCTGCCGAGCGTCAGCAGAAGCAGTCAGAGTTTATGCGTGAGGCACTCGACCAAGAGCTGCTCAAATTCGACGAGCCACTACGAAGCCAACTGCGCGCGGCGTACGACCAGCCAGCCGACTCTCGAACAGCTGAACAGCGAGGTCTACTGGACGCTCACCCGAGCGTGAATATAACTCCTGGAGTATTGTACCAGTATTTGCCCAAGGCTGCCGAGGAGCTGAAGCAGTTCGATGCGCGAATTGCAGAGGTTCGCTCACGCAAACCAGCGGACTCGTATATTCAAGCGCTCATCGAGCCGCCCGGTCACTTGCCGGCCACGCAAATGTTCTACCGAGGCGATTTCAATCAGCCGCTCGACCAAGTGGAGCCCGGTGGTCTGTCGGTTTTATCTCCAGTAGGGCAGCCCGTGCAATTTATGCCCGATGATCCGACGCTGCCTACTTCGGGGCGACGACTGGCGCTGGCGCGGTGGTTAACCAGTTCGGACGTACCGCACCCGTTGTTTACACGGGCGATGATCAATCGAGTTTGGCTGCACCACTTCGGACGGGGCATTGTGGCCACAGCAGGAGACTTTGGCCGCTTGGGCAGCAGACCGTCCCATCCCCAAGTGCTGGATTGGTTGGCCCTGCACTGGATCGACAGCGGTTGGAGCCTCAAGGCGCTGCATCGCGTGATTTTGAATTCGACCGTTTATCGCCAGTCTTCGGCGCAGCGACCCGAGGCTTACGCAATCGATCCAGAGAATCAATTCTATTGGCGAAAGCCGCTGCTGCGATTGGAAGCGGAGGTGCTGCGTGATAGCGTTTTGGCATTGTCAGGCAAGTTGAGTCTGGAGTGCGATGGGCCTCCGATGGCTGTACTGGAAGATGAGACTGGACAAGTCCGAATCGATCCGCAGGAACATCGGCGTAGCATTTATGCCTCGTGGCGTCGCACTCAACCGGTCGCCATGCTGCAGATGTTTGACGCGCCCGTAATGGCGGTCAATTGCGACGCTCGATCGGCCTCCACTGTAGTGACTCAGGCTTTGCTGATGATGAACAGCGACTTTATCGTCGAACATTCTGGTCTTATTGCCGCTGAATCTAAACGCTTGGCTGACTCGCAGGCCTTCAGGGCCGCAGATTACAAGTCAGCCAAATCATCCAGCGCCAATGCGCCGCAGCACGTGTTCATTGCTGCGTCATACGAAAGCCCATCGGAGGATCGCATCGAATTTCCGCAGCCGCCACAGCCGGTTTGGCACTATGGTACTGGCACAATCAGCGATAGCGGTGGGCGAGTCGAACAGTTTCGACCATTACCGCATTTTACAGGCAGTTCTTGGCAGGGCGGCTGGCAGGTACCTGACCGGCAACTTGGCTGGGTACTGTTGACCGCGCACGGTGGGCATCCAGGCAACGTAGCGCATCCCGCCATTCGCCGGTGGGTCGCTCCTTCGTCTGGGCAGGTGACGATCGTCGGCAAGTTGGAGCATGGCAGCGAAAATGGTGACGGTGTTTGCGGCCGTGTCTGTATAGCCGAAGGCACTCAAGGCACCTGGACTGCCTTCCACGGGAGCGTTGACACGCCACTTGGCCCAATTGCTGTGACAGCCGGCCAGCCTGTGGACTTTGTGGTCGACTGCCAGTTGCACGAGACGTCGGATTCATTTGCTTGGCCCGTCGTGGTAACTTTCACCCCCGACAGTGGCCCGGCGCGGGTTTTCGAATCTGCGGCTGGTTTTGCTGGACCTGCCGAGGATTATTCCACGCTGCCGCATCAACTGATATCGGCCTGGAGTCAAATATTGTTGCGCCCACCCAGCCCCGACGAATTTCAAGCGGTCCTGCGACTGGCTCGCGATCAATTGACCTTGTTCCACCAACAGCCCGAGCGGATCGCCAACGGTCAAACGGCAGCGGGACAAGTACTGACCAACGTCTGCCAGACACTGATTAGCTGCAATGAGTTCTTGTACATCGACTAG
- the pgl gene encoding 6-phosphogluconolactonase, with the protein MSTRLWVSDDFESLVGQAAQWLIQAMVDHQADSNRPFSLALAGGSTPKRLYQVLSQTAQQQGVDWYKVLLVLGDERNVPADHQDSNYRMIRENLLGGIQIPDDNILTIPDPGGDATVAAEKYERILRDRLTKRPDGWPMLDCVLLGLGDDVHTASLFPDSSALTQSRRCYVANWVAKLDCWRMTATFPLVNSAERVAFLVSGASKSSALQALWHSPHDLHRFPAQGIAPQRAELNFFVDRAALGSVVPPQGLVVETD; encoded by the coding sequence ATGTCTACCAGATTGTGGGTAAGCGACGACTTTGAGTCGCTCGTAGGTCAGGCCGCTCAGTGGCTGATCCAGGCGATGGTCGATCATCAAGCAGACAGTAATCGGCCTTTCTCCCTGGCGCTGGCGGGTGGTTCCACGCCCAAGCGACTGTATCAAGTACTGAGCCAGACTGCACAACAGCAGGGCGTCGATTGGTATAAAGTCCTACTGGTTTTGGGTGACGAGCGCAATGTTCCTGCGGATCACCAGGACAGCAATTATCGTATGATTCGCGAGAACTTGTTAGGCGGCATTCAGATTCCAGATGACAACATACTGACCATTCCCGATCCTGGCGGCGATGCGACGGTGGCCGCTGAAAAGTACGAACGCATTCTGCGAGATCGCTTGACCAAGCGGCCTGATGGCTGGCCAATGCTGGACTGTGTGTTGCTGGGCCTGGGCGACGATGTACATACCGCATCTCTGTTTCCCGACAGCTCGGCACTGACACAGAGCCGACGCTGCTATGTCGCCAACTGGGTAGCCAAGTTGGATTGCTGGCGAATGACCGCTACGTTCCCGCTTGTTAATTCTGCCGAGCGAGTAGCATTTCTTGTGTCTGGTGCCAGCAAGTCGTCAGCACTGCAAGCGTTGTGGCATAGTCCGCATGACCTACACCGCTTTCCAGCTCAAGGCATCGCGCCCCAAAGAGCCGAGTTGAATTTCTTTGTCGACCGGGCGGCTCTGGGTTCGGTTGTTCCGCCGCAGGGATTGGTAGTGGAGACAGATTGA
- a CDS encoding DUF1501 domain-containing protein: MRHMINRRGMLASTGMGVGGLALQWLMSSQSQATPPVMKLKPHNDLRPRLPEAQPTAKAMISLFQHGGPSHMDLTDPKPELTRHSGEDYPGDIHYSFVNQASKKLLGSPFRFEPRGRCGMELSELLPHTAKVVDDLCLIRSMHTGANGHEVSIRYFHGGIPGILGRPTLGSWITYGLGSESQDLPAFLVLTDPGGLPVDGVTNWSNGFMPAMFQGTVLRPREPRILNLEPPTHLVGTVQQQNLELLQQLNQSHLATHPGEGELEARIATYELAARMQVAASDALDISRESAATHDMYGLNNPETREYGTRCLLARRLVERGVRFVQLFHNGQPWDNHSSIHSSLPAICRRTDQPVAALVADLKQRGMLDSTLVHWGGEIGRLPVTQNHGSPDQAGRDHNGQGFSIWLAGGGIRGGMTFGATDEFGHRAVENVVTPNDFQATVLHLFGLDCSQLSFPYNNQLQNITAGRPARVVQEIVA; this comes from the coding sequence ATGCGACACATGATCAATCGCCGTGGAATGTTAGCCAGCACCGGCATGGGCGTCGGTGGGCTCGCGCTGCAATGGCTGATGTCCAGCCAAAGCCAGGCGACACCGCCGGTGATGAAGCTGAAGCCGCACAACGACCTTCGGCCCCGGCTACCCGAAGCACAGCCCACAGCCAAAGCAATGATCTCCCTGTTTCAGCACGGTGGACCATCGCACATGGATCTGACCGATCCCAAGCCGGAACTTACGCGCCATTCCGGAGAGGACTATCCTGGCGACATCCACTATTCGTTCGTTAACCAAGCCAGCAAGAAGCTGCTAGGTAGCCCCTTTCGTTTTGAACCGCGTGGGCGCTGCGGCATGGAACTATCCGAACTGTTGCCGCACACCGCCAAGGTCGTGGATGACTTGTGCCTGATCCGCAGCATGCACACCGGTGCCAACGGGCATGAGGTTTCGATACGCTACTTTCACGGGGGAATTCCTGGAATACTTGGGCGGCCAACACTGGGCTCATGGATCACGTATGGATTGGGAAGCGAGTCGCAGGATTTGCCAGCCTTCCTGGTGCTGACCGATCCAGGTGGATTGCCCGTGGACGGAGTCACCAACTGGTCCAACGGATTCATGCCAGCCATGTTTCAAGGTACCGTACTCAGGCCGCGTGAGCCCCGCATCTTGAACCTGGAACCTCCGACGCATCTGGTCGGGACCGTTCAACAGCAGAATCTTGAGTTGTTGCAGCAGCTCAACCAAAGCCATTTGGCGACGCACCCTGGCGAAGGGGAGTTGGAGGCGCGGATTGCCACTTATGAGTTGGCCGCAAGAATGCAGGTGGCGGCTAGCGATGCGCTTGATATTTCGCGTGAGTCGGCAGCCACGCACGACATGTACGGACTAAACAATCCTGAAACGCGCGAGTATGGAACTCGCTGCCTGCTGGCTCGCAGATTGGTTGAGCGCGGTGTACGATTTGTGCAGCTGTTTCACAATGGACAGCCGTGGGATAATCACAGTAGTATTCACAGCAGCTTACCGGCAATTTGTCGACGCACCGATCAGCCTGTGGCTGCATTGGTAGCGGATTTGAAACAACGCGGCATGTTGGATTCTACGCTAGTGCATTGGGGTGGTGAAATCGGAAGATTACCGGTCACACAGAATCACGGCTCACCGGACCAAGCGGGCCGCGATCACAACGGCCAGGGGTTTAGTATCTGGCTGGCCGGAGGCGGCATTCGTGGCGGTATGACCTTTGGTGCAACCGACGAGTTCGGGCATCGGGCTGTCGAAAATGTGGTAACGCCCAACGACTTCCAGGCCACAGTTTTGCATCTATTTGGACTGGACTGCTCGCAGTTGAGTTTTCCGTACAACAACCAGCTGCAAAATATCACCGCCGGCCGCCCGGCCCGCGTAGTTCAAGAAATTGTGGCTTAG
- a CDS encoding bifunctional SulP family inorganic anion transporter/carbonic anhydrase translates to MFKSIAKDFLSGTIVFLVALPLCLGIAIASDADPIAGLISGIVGGIVVGLASGSATSVSGPAAGLTAIVAAQIAGLGNYETFLTAVVLAGVMQIGFGLLKAGALSAFFPSSVIKGLLAAIGIILLFKQLPLLFGYSKDMGLEFGHAEALVDYEQHPHSAEDFSHPVGDIIVSFYRAMSDLIRHEEGFQFGAMTVGLFSLVFLIVWDKIPRLKKSLVPAPLLVVILGSGLGWLLTKIGGNWDITHQQLVDVPKAESVSAFFGMLKRPDFSQLTNMSVYIGAITIAVVASLETLLNLDAVDKLDKKQRISPPNRELFAQGLGNMTAGMLGGIPVTSVIIRGSVNVNAGAETKLSGIVHGVLLLGCVLLIPQILQMIPLSCLAAILLLTGFKLASPELFKQMLSEGRYQFLPFLFTLVAIVLTDLLVGICIGLVLSLLFILNSNLRRPVRRIHEKHVDGDLLHIELGNQVSFLNRASLEIAMREAPRGSRLLIDARRTDYIDPDVLSLIRDFRDKTAPALGIKVRLAGFREKYLFNSQVDCVDFSVPELREKLQPDQVLQILADGNKRYVEGHPLDRALLRNVTPLADSSKAIAVIITGIDSRTPVELIFDLGLGDAFVIRIPGVVIGPRAIGGVEYSVAVGGAKLVVVLGHADSSLLSLAIHNAYSPDNMAAMAGCAQLEEVLVKLAASIEQSEAIQFPSLTPQAQKDCMQTIARRHVARTVEQLVAESPALKKLVDAGQVKVVGAVYESAGGIVRFLD, encoded by the coding sequence ATGTTCAAATCCATAGCAAAAGACTTCTTGTCAGGCACAATTGTTTTCCTGGTAGCGCTTCCATTGTGCCTGGGCATTGCCATTGCCTCGGACGCCGATCCGATCGCCGGACTGATATCTGGCATTGTCGGTGGGATTGTGGTGGGACTGGCCAGTGGCTCGGCCACCAGCGTTTCTGGACCGGCGGCTGGCTTGACTGCAATCGTGGCCGCACAGATTGCAGGGCTGGGTAATTACGAGACATTTCTCACCGCCGTAGTGCTGGCAGGCGTCATGCAGATTGGCTTTGGTCTGCTCAAAGCTGGTGCCTTGTCGGCGTTTTTTCCATCGAGCGTTATTAAGGGGTTGCTGGCTGCCATTGGTATTATCCTGCTCTTCAAGCAGCTTCCTCTTTTGTTTGGTTACTCGAAGGACATGGGACTGGAATTCGGCCATGCTGAAGCGCTGGTAGATTACGAACAGCACCCACATTCAGCGGAAGATTTCTCGCATCCGGTGGGAGATATTATCGTAAGTTTCTATCGGGCGATGAGCGACTTGATTCGACACGAAGAGGGGTTTCAATTTGGAGCGATGACAGTTGGCTTGTTTTCGCTGGTCTTTCTGATTGTTTGGGACAAGATTCCCAGGCTCAAAAAGTCGCTGGTTCCGGCCCCGTTGCTTGTGGTTATCTTGGGTTCTGGTCTTGGTTGGCTGCTCACCAAAATCGGCGGCAATTGGGACATTACGCATCAGCAGTTGGTAGACGTTCCCAAAGCCGAAAGCGTGAGCGCGTTCTTTGGAATGCTCAAGCGACCCGACTTTTCTCAATTGACCAACATGTCTGTGTACATCGGTGCCATCACGATAGCCGTCGTGGCGTCGCTAGAAACGCTATTGAACCTGGATGCGGTCGACAAGCTAGATAAGAAGCAACGCATCTCGCCTCCCAATCGCGAGTTGTTTGCACAGGGGCTAGGCAACATGACGGCGGGCATGTTGGGTGGAATCCCTGTGACCAGCGTGATTATACGTGGTTCGGTGAACGTGAACGCTGGGGCCGAAACGAAGCTGTCTGGCATTGTTCACGGCGTCTTGTTGCTGGGCTGCGTCCTGCTGATCCCACAGATATTGCAGATGATCCCCCTGTCCTGCTTGGCGGCCATTTTACTACTTACCGGATTCAAATTGGCCAGTCCTGAGTTGTTTAAGCAAATGCTGAGCGAGGGCAGGTATCAGTTTCTGCCTTTCCTATTCACGCTAGTAGCGATTGTTCTGACCGATCTACTGGTAGGCATCTGCATTGGATTAGTACTCAGCCTGTTATTTATACTTAACAGTAACCTACGACGCCCAGTGCGCCGAATTCACGAGAAACATGTCGACGGTGATTTGCTGCACATCGAACTGGGCAATCAAGTGAGCTTTCTGAACCGTGCGTCGCTGGAAATCGCGATGCGAGAAGCACCTCGTGGCAGCCGACTACTGATCGATGCTCGGCGCACCGACTATATCGACCCGGATGTGCTGAGCCTGATTCGTGACTTTCGTGATAAGACGGCTCCCGCATTGGGCATTAAAGTGCGGTTAGCTGGATTCCGTGAGAAATATTTGTTCAACAGTCAGGTGGACTGCGTAGATTTCTCAGTCCCGGAACTACGAGAGAAGTTACAACCGGATCAAGTGCTGCAAATCCTAGCTGATGGTAACAAACGATATGTGGAGGGGCATCCCCTGGACCGTGCATTGCTCCGCAACGTGACACCACTGGCCGACAGTTCTAAGGCCATCGCAGTCATCATCACCGGGATTGACTCGCGAACGCCCGTAGAGTTGATCTTTGACTTGGGACTAGGGGATGCCTTTGTAATCCGTATTCCCGGAGTAGTGATTGGACCACGCGCAATTGGTGGCGTCGAGTATTCGGTGGCCGTAGGGGGAGCCAAACTGGTGGTTGTGCTAGGACACGCCGACAGTTCTCTGCTATCGCTGGCCATTCACAATGCTTATTCGCCGGACAACATGGCAGCCATGGCCGGATGTGCTCAATTGGAGGAGGTGCTAGTGAAGCTGGCAGCTTCCATTGAACAATCCGAAGCCATACAGTTTCCCAGTCTCACTCCCCAGGCTCAAAAGGATTGCATGCAGACAATTGCACGTCGGCATGTTGCAAGAACGGTCGAGCAGCTGGTTGCTGAAAGCCCAGCCCTTAAGAAATTGGTAGATGCCGGTCAGGTAAAAGTCGTTGGTGCTGTGTACGAATCGGCCGGTGGGATTGTCCGATTTTTGGATTGA
- a CDS encoding LarC family nickel insertion protein, producing the protein MKFAYLDPASGIAGDMTLAALVDAGADRAHVDSQIQSLGLPGVTLDFEPTQRCGFRALKLHVRHPSDQVHRGLGDIQRIIASSGLSPNERDIALRLFQRIAIAEAQVHGLPIDQVHFHEVGAIDSIVDIVGVAVAVANLEIDRLWSGPPAVGSGNVTIAHGLVSVPAPATAHLLRGIPIRSSNIPAELTTPTGAAILAELVDQFSPLPNMTIQSIGYGAGQRDFPQQPNVLRVFIGQLWDSNLANEHHHSNHSHHDHSHHSHHDHGHHDHGHHAL; encoded by the coding sequence ATGAAATTTGCCTACCTGGACCCCGCCAGTGGAATCGCCGGCGACATGACGCTGGCGGCGCTAGTGGATGCTGGCGCGGATCGCGCGCATGTTGACTCGCAGATTCAATCACTGGGGTTACCCGGAGTAACGCTGGATTTCGAACCCACGCAACGCTGTGGATTTAGAGCGCTTAAACTGCACGTGCGACACCCCAGCGACCAGGTTCATCGAGGGCTGGGCGACATACAGCGCATCATTGCATCCAGTGGTCTCTCGCCCAATGAGCGAGATATCGCCCTGCGGCTTTTTCAACGCATTGCTATAGCCGAGGCACAGGTGCATGGTCTGCCGATAGATCAGGTGCATTTTCATGAAGTGGGGGCTATCGACTCAATCGTGGATATCGTGGGTGTGGCGGTCGCTGTGGCAAACCTAGAAATCGATCGGCTGTGGTCAGGCCCGCCAGCGGTCGGTAGCGGCAATGTGACCATCGCTCATGGCCTGGTCAGCGTGCCTGCGCCTGCCACCGCGCATTTACTGCGTGGTATCCCCATACGCAGCTCAAACATCCCTGCCGAACTGACTACGCCAACCGGTGCGGCGATTTTAGCTGAACTGGTCGATCAATTCAGTCCATTGCCCAATATGACTATTCAATCGATCGGATATGGGGCAGGCCAGCGAGATTTTCCGCAACAGCCCAACGTGCTGCGAGTATTCATCGGACAGCTCTGGGATTCAAATTTGGCTAACGAACATCACCACAGCAATCACTCTCATCACGATCACTCTCATCACTCTCATCACGATCATGGGCATCACGATCATGGGCATCATGCCTTATGA
- a CDS encoding metal-sulfur cluster assembly factor, producing MSDDLISKSSKAVADPAEPHAPADSAKSSQVASEWGEAAPSGVREQIIPGASSDNQTPVEGSTDTGQAIAGETSYTGSALASVDAGESGRVCEESVREQLKKVIDPELFVNIVDLGLVYVVDVAVSQEDPTKYEVQIEMTLTSPMCPAGPQLVSGCRSVTEAMSGVSKVEVKVVMDPPWTPDMMTEDARDQLNIF from the coding sequence ATGTCTGACGATCTAATTTCCAAGTCTTCGAAGGCGGTTGCAGATCCCGCTGAGCCGCATGCGCCAGCCGATTCTGCCAAGTCCAGCCAAGTTGCGTCGGAGTGGGGAGAAGCGGCTCCCAGCGGAGTTCGTGAGCAAATAATCCCAGGAGCAAGCAGCGACAACCAGACTCCGGTCGAGGGATCTACAGACACTGGCCAGGCTATCGCTGGTGAAACCTCATATACTGGATCTGCGTTGGCGAGCGTCGATGCGGGAGAAAGCGGTCGCGTATGCGAGGAGTCGGTTCGCGAACAACTCAAGAAGGTGATTGACCCAGAGCTGTTCGTAAACATTGTGGATTTGGGGTTGGTTTACGTGGTGGACGTGGCGGTCAGTCAGGAAGATCCGACCAAATACGAAGTACAGATAGAAATGACTCTCACCAGTCCCATGTGTCCGGCTGGGCCACAATTGGTTTCAGGCTGTCGCAGCGTAACCGAAGCGATGTCGGGGGTCTCCAAGGTGGAGGTCAAAGTCGTTATGGACCCACCCTGGACCCCAGACATGATGACCGAAGATGCTCGCGATCAATTGAACATTTTCTAA